One window of Perca flavescens isolate YP-PL-M2 chromosome 6, PFLA_1.0, whole genome shotgun sequence genomic DNA carries:
- the otoa gene encoding uncharacterized protein otoa — protein MATKGRPFFFLLIVACEALATPPKELPANKCDFTDMAQKLMRKCLMKGYPAPMLMQLKTIFNNSDLPMAYRNSKQSDTLLSTFVNVMQSVFPDGANKNPQVNKMTNEMCNFSNLPTMIKLMRNSSVASACYMQAFVAPLSWATLTSQSGNNMTLDDYDTLLWAAKPALQGMPLREVNLPTNVGMREHLKKMMAMLREVYSDMSKDQRTEVVKWGKEQITQNYFNCTMIPPSDSKSMPMQCCKPGKLEWLNLDALNMMGPYVSRLAPNDVDSSPKEQLCEYFRSAKFKSATSMTTDMKPSLGEKFFKKFQECFGGKTFAENVDKLGILACHYSAALDLTPDLSRKLLSELNNCDDGSNPKITQLKKALVKSVMSNASSPKALLSLGSSVNLLSSKQLSEIPDKVLKEFVQNYTVPWKRGHQRTLVQKLLGKECKSVSGKDLIALQSVAEGLPSCVLKHVKEILNDTEGLKNISNRMRKGQLMAMLQGLLQDVAPSELVQKMSGPLLRSLPLNKLDKANITSLDQVVDKMWNQAQAAFLAKKMHDQNMLQWRLHSVLQGVTCKMINKVADNDTQDMVQAISETPQWLSKVQAGCAAQKLFATLEKKRADYFKTITEAEMKNIPTYLLLHLPPLKVKDLPDSVCPVFLDKMKEANLSSLPQRSPSRHALTQRALLCLANGKNVSELTNEDVSRLGPLLCELQPSQLLFMAPNVFNSSLKAMASCQHIPQHHRADIIQLVTQTFGNPSNWSAETMEALGPLFLLDDNATSALPNKPWMEDVLYFLKLSLKQTSDALRKKVFSLITTTTTSNAARKKRAANSIGNDSKALTVKVIEELGMDNVYWKAAQLDQMSAETFLATLETLGAVPGYIPD, from the exons ATGGCCACAAAAGGAAGACCATTTTTCTTTCTACTCATCGTGGCCTGTGAAGCTTTGG CCACGCCACCAAAAGAGTTGCCTGCAAATAAATGTGACTTCACAGACATGGCCCAAAAACTG ATGAGGAAGTGCCTAATGAAGG GATACCCGGCGCCTATGTTGATGCAGCTGAAAACTATCTTCAATAACAG TGACTTGCCTATGGCATACAGAAACTCTAAGCAATCTGACACCCTCCTATCTACATTTGTCAATGTCATGCAGTCAGTCTTTCCTGATGGAGCCAACAAAAACCCACAAGTCAATAAAAtg ACAAACGAGATGTGTAATTTCAGCAATCTTCCAACCATGATCAAGCTGATGAGGAACTCCTCT GTGGCATCTGCATGTTACATGCAAGCATTTGTGGCCCCTCTGTCCTGGGCAACTTTGACCTCACAGAGTGGAAACAACATGACCTTAGATGACTATGACACATTGCTGTGGGCTGCCAAACCTGCGCTGCAGGGTATGCCTTTAAGAGAAGTGAACCTTCCTACCAATGTAGGAATGCGCGAACACCTGAAAAAGAT GATGGCGATGCTGAGGGAGGTGTATAGTGACATGTCTAAAGACCAAAGGACTGAAGTGGTAAAATGGGGAAAAGAGCAGATCACCCAGAATTACTTCAACTGTACAATGATCCCACCTTCTGACTCCAAATCAA TGCCGATGCAGTGCTGCAAACCTGGAAAACTGGAATGGCTGAACTTGGATGCATTGAACATGATGGGACCATACGTCTCCCGTTTAGCACCAAACGATGTTGATTCTTCTCCCAAAGAACAG CTGTGTGAATACTTCCGCTCAGCCAAGTTCAAATCCGCCACGAGTATGACCACTGACATGAAACCCAGCCTGGGCGAGAAGTTTTTCAAAAAATTTCAAGAGTGCTTCGGTGGAAAGACGTTTGCTGAGAATGTGGACAA GCTCGGCATACTGGCCTGTCATTATTCCGCTGCTCTAGACTTGACTCCTGACCTCAGCCGGAAACTCCTCTCTGAGCTTAACAACTGCGATGATGGCAGCAACCCCAAAATCACACAG CTGAAGAAAGCTCTTGTCAAGTCTGTGATGTCAAATGCCAGCAGCCCTAAAGCATTACTCAGTCTGGGTAGCAGCGTTAACTTGCTGTCGTCTAAACAACTGTCCGAGATCCCTGACAAAGTTCTCAAGGAATTTGTCCAAAACTACACCGTCCCATGGAAACGAGGCCATCAGCGCACCCTGGTCCAGAAACTGCTGGGCAAGGAG TGTAAATCGGTGTCCGGTAAGGACCTGATAGCCCTTCAGTCAGTTGCAGAAGGTTTGCCAAGCTGTGTGCTCAAGCATGTCAAGGAGATCCTGAATGATACAGAGGGCCTGAAGAACATCTCTAATCGGATGAGGAAGGGGCAGCTGATGGCCATGCTGCAGGGG CTTCTCCAAGACGTGGCTCCCTCAGAGCTGGTGCAGAAAATGTCAGGGCCTTTGCTTCGCAGCCTTCCTCTAAACAAGCTGGACAAAGCAAACATCACCTCTTTGGACCAAGTGGTGGATAAAATGTGGAATCAGGCACAG gCAGCTTTCCTGGCAAAAAAGATGCACGATCAAAATATGCTTCAATG GAGGCTGCATTCAGTCCTTCAGGGAGTAACCTGTAAGATGATCAACAAAGTAGCAGACAATGACACGCAAGACATGGTTCAGGCCATTTCAGAGACTCCACAGTGGCTCTCCAAAGTGCag GCAGGATGTGCTGCCCAAAAGCTTTTTGCAACTTtggagaaaaagagagctgacTACTTCAAAACCATCACTGAGGCAGAGATGAAAAACATTCCCACATACTTACTTCTTCACCTGCC GCCTTTGAAGGTGAAGGATTTGCCCGATTCTGTGTGTCCTGTCTTCCTCGACAAGATGAAGGAGGCCAACCTGAGCTCATTACCTCAACGTTCCCCATCTCGCCACGCACTTACCCAGAGAGCTCTGCTTTGCCTGGCCAAT GGGAAAAACGTATCTGAGCTGACCAATGAGGATGTGTCCAGGCTTGGACCGCTTTTGTGTGAGCTTCAGCCATCCCAACTGCTCTTCATGGCCCCTAATGTCTTCAACTCCAGCCTCAAGGCCATGGCTTCCTGCCAGCACATTCCTCAACACCACAGGGCAGATATAATTCAGCTGGTCACGCAGACTTTTGG GAATCCATCTAATTGGTCAGCTGAGACTATGGAAGCACTGggtcctctctttcttttggaTGACAATGCCACATCTGCTCTGCCCAATAAG cCTTGGATGGAGGACGTTCTCTATTTCCTGAAGTTGAGCCTCAAACAGACCTCTGACGCCCTGAGAAAGAAAGTCTTCAgtctcatcaccaccaccaccacatcaaATGCAGCGCGTAAAAAGAGAGCAG CCAACAGTATTGGTAATGATAGTAAAGCACTCACCGTGAAGGTGATTGAAGAATTGGGAATGGACAACGTCTACTGGAAAGCTGCACAGCTGGATCAGATGTCAGCCGAAACCTTCCTCGCTACTTTAGAAACACTCGGCGCCGTCCCTGGCTATATTCCAGATTAA
- the riiad1 gene encoding RIIa domain-containing protein 1: MAGKGSLAKLDVGVLSAEQQEKLQQFKIKTRIDNENYLRSHPEVEVLIGDFLRDVLLKMPADICEFAADYFTNPNLHAVIGSKMEGNMK; encoded by the exons ATGGCTGGAAAGGGCAGTTTGGCGAAACTAGACGTCGGTGTATTAAGTGCTGAACAGCAAGAGAAACTGCAACAGTTCAAG ATTAAGACGAGAATCGACAACGAGAATTATTTGAGGTCGCATCCAGAAGTAGAGGTATTGATAGGCGACTTTCTGAG AGATGTGCTTCTTAAAATGCCTGCTGACATCTGTGAATTTGCTGCAG ATTACTTCACCAACCCAAACCTCCATGCAGTTATTGGCTCCAAAATGGAAGGAAACATGAAGTGA